In Brassica napus cultivar Da-Ae chromosome A3, Da-Ae, whole genome shotgun sequence, the sequence CATGGATGAAATCAATTGAGTTCTTTTGGAATTTgaaaattaaaggaaaaaacaGAAAGTAAAATCCAGAAAAGTCGAGCTATTACATGATGCTATGGTTATCATCACTCGTCTGACCGATCATGtcctttttgtgtgtgtgtgtgctaACACCGATCATCTCCTTCTCTTCATATTCCACAATCTGATGTATCCTTTTGGGCTTTACTAGTCTCCTCCAAATCATCTATTGGACCAAACAATCAATTATATATGTACAACCCATTTCCACAAACTAAAGTCTCCAAAAgcttattttttgttgtttcaatATCATTAGAGTGGCTAGTGGTCTTATATTGCTTTTGTAACTCTTACCGTATAAGTAAGAGGATAGTTTAATGATAATACAGATGATGTAAATAAGTGAGAGGCTagtttttgttctataaaatCGAGCAATATTACTGTGTATATACAAATTGATGACTAAAGATAAACATGAATGCACAAAATCAATACATTTACATGGgacataaaaatttattttacataaacaTGTATTATGCATAAAAATTGGTAATACACATATAAATAGAGCATAAAAGTACAAAAATTTCTTCCCCGCCTACTCCTCTATTTTTTCCCGATTTTTCAATAAATCGATAGGCTCTAGTGTGCCGCACGCGTAGCGCCTAGCGAGTTTCTGAACAAGGCTTAATACTCACGAAGATCTTATACTTAATCCACTAAAACAAAAATCTTAAAACCCTAACAACACAACCCTTTAATTTTCAAACTGCTCTCTCTTGatagacaaagaagaagaagacaacgaATACTCCCAACACAAAAAGACGCATACGATCCCCGCAACTACTTTCCTCTTCATCGCCGGCCTGAAGAATGTCGACAGCCCGTAGGATCCGCGGCGAGAATCGGTTCTACAACCCTCCCGCGATCAGGAAACTGCAACAGGAGCGCGAGAGGAAGAGACTCGAGGAGCAAGAGGcgcaagagaagaagaaggccaCCAAGGAGATAACACTCGATCGACAGAAGAAAGAGGAGGAGAAGCGTCCTTTACCCTCTCCCGACGAGTGCTCCACTTCCGATTGCTCTGTTCCGGGTCGGGTCTAATTTGGAGCGGTTTCTCGATTGCACCACTCCCGTCGTTCGAACCCACTACTTGCCTTTGGTAATTTTAAAGATTGTTTCTTTCTGATTTTCACGACTTGGGTTTGTGTTAGTATTGGTTAAAGATCGTTTCTTTATTGTGATTCTTcaagtttgatgtttttttttgtgattggTTGGTTCAGACAAGCACTAAGGGTTGGAGAACTCGTGGACAGGAGTTTTGTTCTTACTTCTTGCTGAATGATTTGTGGGATTCGTTCGAGGAGTGGAGTGCTTACGGTGTTGGAGTTCCTCTTCTCTTGAATGGAGTTGATTCTGTTGTTCAGTATTATGTTCCCTATCTCTCTGGGATTCAGCTTTATGAAGACCCATCAAGAAGAGCCTCTGCGAGTAGGAAGTGAGTTCTTATCATTTGGATCTACAGAACTGAAATAGGCAAAACTGATTTGTTTTAATGTGTGTGTTGTTTAACAGGAGAGCTGGGGAAGAAAGTGATGGTGATTCGTCTAGAGACATGAGCACCAATGGCTGCAGAGTCTCTTTGGAGGAGAAGCCATGTTTTGGATCGTCCAGTGATGAGAGTGAAGACTCTCCTGGTGACCTCGTCTTTGAGTATCTTGAAGCCGCCATGCCACTTGGCCGTGAACCATTGACTGACAAGgcaagtttttttattatcttttgctTATAACATTGACCACAAGTACAAACGTTATGTTTTGTCTTataattatctttaaaattgCAGATATCAAACTTGTCATCATAGTTTCCAGCACTCAAAACATACAGGAGCTGTGATCTATCGCCTTCGAGTTGGGTCTTTGTTGCTTGGTTCCCGATATACCGAATACCGTTAggtcaatctttacaaaacctCGACGCTTGCTTCTTAACATTCCACTCCTTATCCACACCCTCTCGAGGTAAGCCCATCTTCGCATACACATATGAAACAAGCTCATTTCTAAAACAACAATTATATCAATTTTGTAAGGTACAAGCAGCAATGAGAACAGTCAAAGCTCAAACAAATCGGTAGCACCATCGAAGAAGGTTACGTTGCCCACTTTCGGTCTGGCGTCTTACAAGTTCAAGATGTATGTGTGGAGTCGAGAAAGCGACGTGGAAGAGAACCAGAGAGTCGTGGCTTTGCTACGAGAAGCTGAAGAGTGGCTGAGGCGGTTGAAGGTTATGTTGCCGAACTTTAAACACTTCGTAACGCATAGTGGTGGTTCGGCTTGGAGATGATAGCTTTTATTATAGTCATTTCTGAAATCTgaactaattaaataaaaagagtGATACTTCTGAAGGGACGTGATAGTTTTGTACAGACATCGATACTACATTTTGTTATGTTACTGTGGAGGCTTTTTGTTATGTAATTGATACGTATTTGAAAGAGTTATTAGAGGGAGCTTTCTCGTTCGTATCATTATCGGTGTTTATTGTATTGTTGAAGATTGTTGAAATTtgtttgttatatttattttttcttcgtGTAAGCAGTAACTGTAACCAAGAAGCTCTCgtagctcagttggttagagcACCCGTTTAGTAAGCGGGAGGTCTTGAGTTCGACTCTCAACGAGAGCAgagcaatatttttatttttctctccaTTTACACTTTTGCTTGCcccttctttttgtttgtttgtttataaagATGGTATTGTTTCCTTTCTTGTAGAGTTGCGTACAACAATTGTCATTCTTTTGAATTTGATAACCACGTACCGACATACGTACAGCCTCCTTTTCTTCGGACAGACCAAGACATCTCAAACGTCATTTATTAATTAGCCAAAATTAAGACTTTATAGAGAGTTGGGGATCCATAATGCAAAACGTCAATATCAAGAAAAAGTTAAGTCAGAGATAGTTTCAATTGGCTAAAGAGGGGGTGGGTGGGGGGGCTGGTGGATTCACATGTGAATGTAATGGTTTGAAAAACTCTTATCCACTTACTATCGACACGTTGCAGCACGGGGAAGCTCCTCTTCAAATTGACACTACAACGACTATTTCAATTTTGTGGTCACTAActtcgagtttttttttaacaacgtCCTGGATAACCGAAAAAAATAATTGCATCAAAAACTATTTATCAATTAcctaaataaactatttttcaaatcATAAATTTGATTTGTTGGAAATTTATGATATATAATGAATTATAATTAAAGATGCTATGAAATTGTTTTGGAGGAACTTTTGAGATTTATCAGATGATGTTGTGGGAGAAGGGAAGATGGCATGGGAGATGATTGACGGGGAACTTCGTGGATGCTAAATTTCAAATGAGTACGCAATTCAACTGCTAGAAAATAAACATGTATTTTCGGATCTATATCGTTTCTTTCAACTTCTGATTTGTTGTATACTTTCATAAAACAATAACATATCTATGATAACCCTAGAATAACTAAACGAGAATGCTCTCCTGcaagatttcttttttttttgatcaaaccttACTTCATTTAAATCATAACAAAGTTTTTATCCCAAAGGGGTGGAGTTCACAAGGTCAGACAGAGCTCCTTTGGCGAGCCTATCGGCTGCAACATTACAACGACGAGGAACGAAATTAAAAGAGATAGAAGTAAAGGATCTACTCAACACGTTAACATCATGGAGGATTCCTTTGAATTCGTTCACAGACGTGTTTCCTGTGAGCTGATTGATCAGGGATTTAGAGTTTGAAAAACAGACCAGTTCCTGAATTCTTTGAGATTTTGCAGCTTCCAGAGCTGCCTTAAGTGCCAGAGCTTCAGCGATTAGCGCCGACCCGACGACCTCCTGCGACGTCGTTCCTTCAAAGATGGTGGTACCTGCTTGAGTTGTGCAAAGCCATCCCATTCCACCTGCGCAAGAAACTGGCTGCCATGCTGCCTCAGAAAAGCAGATCATAGCATTTGGTTGATTTTGTTGGTGAAGATCACTCGGGGTGTAGTCTTTAGGCGAAGCAGTATTTTTCCTTTCCTTTTTCTTCATAGCATCCTGCCATTCTTTGGCACATTTGATAGCTTTAACTAGTACCTCTGCTTCTGAGAAAGACTTATCTTCAAACAACAACTGATTCCTGCTAGTCCACAACAACCACATGATCCAAGGGTGAAGTGGAACGGTTACTCCACTTGGAGGGAAATTAATCATTCGAGTGCAATCTTGTAAGAGCTGCCCTATGGAGGTTCCTGCAATGTGATTCGGGACACACAAGGCCGGAACAGAGTCCCAGATCCTTTTAGCAAACGGGCAGTAGAATATGACATGTTGTATTGATTCACTCTCCCCGCAGCGCTTGCATCTTCCATCCACTTGGATGCCACGTTTTAAAAGTGTTTCTCCTACTGCCAGTGCATTATTTTGCACTTTCCACAAGAAGTTTCGAAGCTTGGGAGAACAATTCATATTCCACacacatttgctccagttgAAACCCTCGTCCCTTCCCTTCACATTAACTTTTGCCAGAGCATAACCTGATTTGGTTGTGTAGTTCCCTTCTTTCTGGTATAGCCAGGTCAATGTATCTTCCATCTCCAAAGTACTTGGCACTAGTTTCCGAATTTGAGCCTCATACTGAGGGAGGTGAACCTTTATTTTCTCCACATTCCATAAGGTCGAATTTGGGAGAAAGAGGTCACTAACCAGCATGTTATGTGCTTCACTGGTGCGGGGGCCTATAGTGCAGAGTGGTTGGGTTGTCGACAGCCAGTTGTCGCTCCACACTCTGATTGTACATCCATTTCCCACAACCCATCCCAGTCCCTTCTTCAGAATGTCACGGCCTGCAAGAATCCCTCTCCAGCCATGGGACGCAGAGTTTGGGGCTGAACAATCAAGAATCCCATCAGAGAGACAATATCTATTAAGGAAAGTTCTACCAAGTAAGGAGGAAGGATATTTCAGCAGGCGCCAAGCATGTTTCGCCAATAAGGCATCGTTGAATACTTCGATTTCCTTAAAACCCAGGCCTCTTGCGCCTTTAGGAAGAGTGAGTCTCTCCCACGACACCCAACATATTTTTCACAGTTCCGGCTTCATGTCCCACCAAAATCGCGTTAGAACAGATTGAATCTGTTTGCAAAGCGATTTGAGAAGTTTGAAACATGACATAGCATAAGTTGGTAATGCTGATAGAACCGCTTTCAAGAGGACCATCTTCCCCGCTCCCGAGAGATAACGTGACGTCCAGCTCTGAGCTCGCTTTCTGATTCGGTCTACTATACTTGCGAAGatgtctctcttcttcctcccgAAATGCTCCGGTAATCCCAAATATTTCCCGATGCCTCCTTCGTTAGTGATGTTCAGCTCACGTTTTACTCTTTCTTTCGCTGCTTTAGATGTCTTAGAGGAGAAGGTTACAGCTGATTTTGTCCTGTTGATGCACTGCCCCGACGCCATCTCGTATCTCTTGAGGATAGATACTAATGTCTCACAGCTGGTAGAAATTAGATTTTCCGAAGAACATCGTATCATCCGCAAATAACAGATGGTTGATCGGTGGGCATTGTCTTCCTATTTTGACTCCCGGCATTGATCCATTTACGAGGGCTTGTTGACAAAGCCCCGAGAGCACTTCCGTGCAGAGGATGAACAAATATGGGGACAGCGGGTCACCCTGTCTTAAACCCCTCGAAGGTATCACTCTTCCCTGAAGCCCACCATTAATGAGGAAAGAATATGATACCAAAGTCACACATGCCATGATCCAAGCCGTAAGAGTGGGGTGGAAGCCCAATCGTGTCAAAACTTCTTGTAGGAAGCGCCACTCTATCCTGTCGTAGGCCTTGCTCATGTCCGTTTTAACGGCTATCGAGACATGCTTAGTTGCACCCGATCGTCGGAGATAATGTAAGATCTCATGAGTGATCAAAACATTGTCCGAGATAGCTCTACCTAGGACAAAGGCAGACTGTGATGGAGAGATGATTGAGTGCAGACGCGGCTGGAGTCTCTTCGATAAAAGTTTTGCAATTATCTTGTAGTGCGTGGTGCACAACGCTATTGGCCTATACTCCGAGACTTTCTTTGCCGTCGTAGTTTTGGGGATGAGTCTGACATGTGTTTCATTCTGCCTCGGGTTCAAGTGGCCAGAAACGAAGAAAGACTTGATATCTGCGTATATGTCATCCCCAATGATATCCCAAAACGACTGGTAAAAGCCTGCTGAGAAGCCGACAGGTCCCGGGGCTTTGTCCGGGTTTATCGCAAACACCGCTGCTCTCACTTCTTCCTTTTCAGGTATCGCAATCAGTTTCTCATTCGCTTCAGGAGAGATATTTGGCGATAGCGCTTCCTGTACTACCGTGTTTTCCACAACAATTCCAGCTTTGAACAGGTTATTATAGAACATGGAGAAGGCCTTGACAATTTGTTGTTCCTCGTAGAACACTTGCCCCTCTTCATCTTCCACAACCGAGAATTTATTTCTTGCTCTCCTTTCCCGTGTAACCGCATGGAAAAACTTAGAATTTTTATCACCTTCATGGAGCCACTGGATCCGGCTCCTTTGTCTCCAAAATGCCTCCTCTTCTGCATACATCTCATCTAGTTTTTGTTGCAGTTgttggatgagagttatgtctGGTACATAGTCCGACAGGGCTCTCTCTAACTTGTTCTGATTTAGGATCATCTCCTCTTTGCAGCTTGCAGCCTGGTTTTTTGTCCAGTCGATTAGATTTCTTCTGATCCTACAGATTTTGGAGATCACAGAGTCTTGTGTTTCTTTCCAGGTAGTCTCCACCAGCTGTCTGATTTCCGGCTTGGAGCTCAAACGTCTATCATACCTGAATATCCCCTTCTTTCTCTTCAGGTTGAGGTCAAAATGTGTGAGAATTGGTCTATGATCTGACCCCTTAAACCTGAGATATTCACTTCGTGCAGCTGGGAACATCTCAAACCAGTCTACGTTTGCCATTGCTCTATCGAGTCTTGACTGGATAAAGTGAGAATATCTTGTTCCTCTCCACGATAGGGAGTTTCCTGAGAATTGAAGATCCTATAGTCCATTCTTTGCAACAAAGTTCCGGAACGATAGGAATGATCCTTCCCATCTCAAAGGTCCACCCACCTTTTCCGAGTTATCAAGAAGATCATTAAAGTCTCCCGTAAGGAGCCACGCAGTATCTTCTCTCTGCGCTCCTATGGTTGATAGTTCTTCCCAAAACTTTGCTCGGTTTTCTTGATGAGGGGCACCATAAATGTACGACACAAAGAAGGATTTATCATTATGAGTGATTTTAGTGTCGATTACATTAGCAGTAGCCAAAAGAACCTCTAGTTGAACGTTATCTTTCCACGCTAAAGTTAGCCCTCCGCTAAATCCTTCAGGTGGCACCGTAAAGATATTCTTGTACTCTGTTCTTCTGTAGGTTTTATAAACCTCCTCATCCTTGTTTTTTGTTTCCATCAGGAACATTATGTCAGGGGAATTCTTAGAGCGTAATTCCCATAAGGTCAGGGAAATCCTGCAAGATTTCTAACGCTATGtttttatgaacatttttaaCGCCCAtgttaaaaagaaagataattaGATAGTTGAAATTATGGGAGAATAATAGTTCTAGAAACATTACCAAGCACAAACATACACACGTTTGGAATAAAGAAggttttgagagagaagagaggctATAGCTCTTCAGACGGCTACTCCAATCCACGAGATTGGAATTGATCTAGAAGATTTTGATAAGGAGATGGAAAAAATATATCTCTGACATAGGATCATCATCTCATCTGTTCCATATTTTGATAGGGGATGGACAAAATAAGAGTTAATAACTTTTGTATGTGTGTTAATGCAAATTATTCAAGCCATCTATTATAAACTAAAGATTAGTATAATTTAGTGTATGTGTTATGCAtggataatataaatttaaaatcccGAGGGTAAGTGAGAAGGTTAAACTCAAAAGTTCTAAACAATATCTTTGTTGATTACCTTATATAATCCTTTTTGAAAAGCTTTATATATAATCTAAGCATTTGTCCTCCatgaatacaatttttttaccAAGTTGTATTccaatatgaaatattatacaTCTTGATATTTTTGTTGACGAATAATTAACGAGCACAAACCTATATGCATATACATGTAGTGTTGTTAGAAGATGAGCTGCCTTTTAATCATATGCTTGAATGTGCCTTGTTGTATTATTATGTGTTATCTAAAAGAAAGCATATATTATATGGTATTTTGCCCATTAATATAGTACATACAGGTCATAAACTCTCAAGATAGAAGGCATGACAAAAAAAAGGCATGGCTTATATAAGTTTATGATGCAATGGACATAGAACTGAATTTTCAGAGTAGAGTTTGGTAAAGTCTTTCATTCATTCGAGCATCATTATtcagaaaattttaatataaatttaccattaattatttaatatttaatttattttccaaaGTTTGAGAAATTTGTGTTGAAACATAAGTTTTGAAActcttaaaatattaatataaaatattaagaggatgcaagaaaatatataaaagtaaaaatattactttttcCAACAAAGTAACAAGGTTGGAGAAGAAggataattatattaatttcataatttgttAAGATTGAATTTATAATGagtaattttatgttttcatgtatGAGCTGGATCCACGCACTAAGGGTCTCTGGACCCACTTCTTACTCAATTCTTATAAGTTCGTACCCCCAAagtctaaaataatataacatcAGCTCCACATATTTCGTTATCTTACTAAAACAGCCTATGTTAATATGTTCCAAGTATCAGTTGTGTTAGATATCTAGAGTACTTTCTAACGGGAGTTGTACCCATTAGAGTTCTAAACCTACttgcatgtatatatatgtatatgtttagaatcctaatgaatataattttccATTAGAAGTGctgttaaattgtttttacaaCAAACTATGCTATGTGTGTTGCATAAGAGTATGAAATATAcaccaaaatatttatatttattttccttcTATTATTAAAGAACATAATtagaaaattaaagtatattcaTATCTCCATACTACAAAGAATAGTTTCTACAATacatttacaattaaaaatgatattttaaattcaGTTATAATTATAGGTAAAGGATAATCATACAAGATTTTGAGTGTGACTATATTGTATCATTAGAGTAAAATAAAGTAAGTAGAAATTTATTTCAACCAATTTCCTCTGATTTTATTTAGTCAAGTGAAAAACATTTCAGCTCATTTGCTCAAACAAAGTGAGAAAAAAGTAGAGATAAATGTTTCTTCAACTTTTGTTAGATGAAAATATTACTATGGATTTGACAATTCTCTTTCCTCCCATTTTCACATTTTCATTTCCACTATTTTATTCTACTAATTATCAGTCACAACCTTTCTATAgcaatatgaaaaataaaagtactaattttaaaataaataaatattaatcagttgtaaaaataaattatttatacagTTTTCAGAATACTATTTAACTAAAATGATGTGAttagtaagattttttttaatggataAAGACCATAGGTTAATTCTACcacttttatataataaataattaatggaaaaattTGTGAATGGTTTAGCTAATCAAACTAATTGTAAATAATCAAGGTGAACTGTTTTTGATGGAAAAACTCTGGAGTACAAGATTTCACACGGTTTTGGatttatgtaaataattttcatCAGAAAGGAGATGAAAGTAGAGTTGAAAAAAGGACATGGTCCATATCTGGAGAACAGTTAGATAGAAAGAAAGGGCATGATGGGCATCTCTGCACCCACGTATATACCACACAtacagatagagagagagagtgtgacATGTATATAATACAGTATGAACATTTCGGTATATTAcagatttaaatttaaaaattcttatCAGAAcagagttataaaaaaaaatctgaaataacaGAGAGAGAAATCTCGAGAGCTTGAAGCTGAGCGGAGAGACAAAAGCTAATGCTTTCTTCTTCAACTCTCACATCTCATCAACTCACCTTCCCACCAGCATaatatattactttttattccatttttcaccgcaaaattctcaaatttttgttttgtcttgggAATATATTCTCTTCTTCGTTTCAAACTTTGTGTGTATCTTTCTTCGCTCAACTGGAGGAGGAGAGATGCTAAATCCGGGTGTAGTAGGTGGGTCGTCGAACTCGGACCCGTTTCCATCGGGTCTACGAGTTCTGGTCGTGGACGATGACCCAACTTGTCTCATGATCT encodes:
- the LOC106442556 gene encoding uncharacterized protein LOC106442556, coding for MASGQCINRTKSAVTFSSKTSKAAKERVKRELNITNEGGIGKYLGLPEHFGRKKRDIFASIVDRIRKRAQSWTSRYLSGAGKMVLLKAVLSALPTYAMSSPNSASHGWRGILAGRDILKKGLGWVVGNGCTIRVWSDNWLSTTQPLCTIGPRTSEAHNMLVSDLFLPNSTLWNVEKIKVHLPQYEAQIRKLVPSTLEMEDTLTWLYQKEGNYTTKSGYALAKVNVKGRDEGFNWSKCVWNMNCSPKLRNFLWKVQNNALAVGETLLKRGIQVDGRCKRCGESESIQHVIFYCPFAKRIWDSVPALCVPNHIAGTSIGQLLQDCTRMINFPPSGVTVPLHPWIMWLLWTSRNQLLFEDKSFSEAEVLVKAIKCAKEWQDAMKKKERKNTASPKDYTPSDLHQQNQPNAMICFSEAAWQPVSCAGGMGWLCTTQAGTTIFEGTTSQEVVGSALIAEALALKAALEAAKSQRIQELVCFSNSKSLINQLTGNTSVNEFKGILHDVNVLSRSFTSISFNFVPRRCNVAADRLAKGALSDLVNSTPLG